One Misgurnus anguillicaudatus chromosome 20, ASM2758022v2, whole genome shotgun sequence DNA segment encodes these proteins:
- the LOC129455545 gene encoding uncharacterized protein, translating to MKTMDTTETVADELNRGCYAENVLKYFFDKPDSYEQALTDSEDDLSDDESDMIRLYNIPNLQLSEDDEDQDEEECIELASDELDRKISEAISVVTFEGDEDREMQKIRNFDCKCYTRRKENPHGRQSCSQKLSPDIMYNIRMDSLAAEKEWQDMRIIGHLEANRRTVLTSEMITSKKKAPTKRKCARTTYFIGGIEICKNTFVFLMGIGRDTLADIVKHYEENGARPRLRKKHSLPRPPVRFIKSEDINRVVDFIKNYAEDNAILLPGQQPGHKYCHVKLLPTHVSKASVWRLYVKSAKELGERAVCKTSFKALWNRLLPHIKSSRPRTDLCWQCQSNTEQLIQSANLPDDRKSEAVKKQQDHLSLVQKERDQYNDLNAACRKICSGSNLSFGPSLPASKKIRMHYSFDFAQQLHFPSNPLQPGPTYFLTPRKCGLFGISCEGLQKQVNYLIDEGMSSAKGSNEVISYMHHFFGNFGVGETEVDLHCDDCSGQNKNNFMLWYLAWRAGHKLHDKIDLHFLIAGHTKFSPDCGFGLIKQAYKKTTVNTLADIAEVVEKSSPVSHLNIPQLVGTAEGKVLVQTFDWQHHLSRHFRRLPQIKSYHHFSFDAKRPGVVLAKTDCDAQPVEFQLLRDGEDLPPIDGLLVLSPPGLNIERQTYLYEKIRPFCAKEARHITCPAPRVTAQKRKRM from the exons ATGAAGACGATGGACACCACAGAGACTGTCGCAGACGAGCTGAACCGTGGATGTTACGCCGAAAATGTTTTGAAGTACTTCTTCGACAAGCCGGATTCTTATGAACAAGCGCTCACTGATTCTGAAGACGATCTGAGCGACGATGAAAGCGACATGATACGACTATATAATATCCCTAATCTACAACTGAGCGAAGATGATGAAGACCAAGACGAGGAAGAATGTATCGAGCTGGCGTCAGATGAGTTGGACCGTAAGATATCAGAGGCTATATCGGTAGTAACATTTGAAGGGGATGAGGACAGAGAAATGCAGAAAATCCGCAACTTTGACTGTAAATGCTACACGAGGAGGAAAGAGAACCCGCATGGGAGACAGTCATGTAGCCAGAAGCTTTCTCCAGACATTATGTACAACATACGGATGGATTCTTTAGCTGCGGAAAAAGAGTGGCAGGACATGCGAATTATTGGACATTTAGAGGCAAACAGACGCACAGTGCTAACTTCGGAAATGATTACATCCAAGAAGAAGGCACCGACAAAGAGAAAGTGTGCCCGAACGACTTATTTCATTGGAGGCATCGAGATCTGCAAGAATACTTTTGTGTTTCTTATGGG cATTGGGAGAGACACCCTGGCTGATATAGTCAAACACTATGAGGAGAACGGGGCAAGACCACGTTTGAGGAAGAAGCATTCACTGCCACGTCCACCAGTCAGGTTCATAAAATCTGAGGACATCAACAGAGTTGTGGACTTCATAAAAAACTATGCAGAAGACAATGCCATCTTGCTGCCTGGCCAACAGCCTGGGCATAAGTATTGCCATGTGAAGTTGCTGCCAACTCATGTGTCCAAGGCTTCAGTGTGGCGTCTCTACGTGAAGTCTGCTAAGGAACTTG GTGAGCGTGCTGTTTGTAAAACCAGCTTCAAAGCACTGTGGAACCGACTTCTCCCACACATCAAAAGTTCCCGGCCGCGCACAGATCTTTGCTGGCAGTGCCAAAGCAATACCGAGCAGCTGATACAAAGTGCAAACCTCCCAGATGATAGAAAGTCTGAAGCAGTAAAGAAGCAACAAGATCATCTTTCCCTTGTACAGAAAGAGAGGGACCAATACAACGACTTGAATGCTGCATGCAGAAAAATCTGCTCTGGCTCTAACCTGTCTTTTGGACCGTCCCTACCAGCTAGCAAGAAGATTAGGATGCATTACAGTTTTGATTTTGCTCAGCAG TTACACTTTCCCTCAAACCCTCTCCAGCCAGGACCAACGTACTTCCTGACCCCACGGAAATGTGGCCTCTTTGGTATTTCCTGTGAAGGGCTGCAGAAACAGGTGAATTACCTGATTGATGAAGGCATGTCATCTGCTAAGGGAAGCAATGAAGTCATCAGCTACATGCATCATTTTTTTGGCAACTTTGGAGTTGGCGAAACAGAAGTGGATCTTCATTGTGACGACTGCAGTGGGCAGAACAAGAACAACTTTATGCTCTGGTACCTTGCCTGGAGGGCTGGACACAAGCTTCACGATAAAATTGACCTCCACTTCCTTATTGCTGGTCACACCAAGTTTTCTCCTGACTGTGGCTTTGGACTCATCAAGCAAGCCTACAAGAAGACCACAGTCAACACTTTGGCAGACATCGCTGAG GTTGTGGAAAAAAGCTCTCCTGTAAGTCACCTCAATATCCCACAGCTTGTTGGAACGGCAGAGGGCAAAGTTTTAGTCCAAACATTCGACTGGCAGCACCATCTGTCTCGCCACTTCCGTAGACTTCCACAGATCAAGAGTTATCATCACTTTAG CTTTGACGCCAAGAGACCAGGTGTGGtgcttgcaaaaactgattgtgATGCACAACCTGTTGAATTTCAGCTACTGCGCGACGGAGAAGATCTGCCCCCTATTGACGGTCTTCTTGTCCTGTCCCCACCTGGACTGAACATTGAAAGGCAGACCTATCTCTATGAAAAAATCAGGCCGTTCTGTGCTAAAGAGGCAAGACACATCACATGCCCAGCGCCAAGGGTCACAGCACAGAAGAGGAAGCGGATGTGA
- the LOC129455871 gene encoding uncharacterized protein isoform X4, translating into MGIESQGPVRPVGNLNPNQVKAFQNVEPKALGSIQIIIAVLCLCLCVTILQIYAEIHFSPDVVVVVVIVIQFLASGSIIIHAGRFPSLFWIKATLVAHLVSAAFSTAILGLLSRHLPYRQDTYHCEHCRRLEYFAVLPSFRQRPDPSAPPIRPQVEVEVEPDVEAVPVAMAASMPVPVSMPVRHAEPKFEPPEDRSPPTEPQVAPIDSLTD; encoded by the exons ATGGGCATAGAGAGTCAGGGCCCTGTCCGGCCTGTAGGAAATCTCAACCCGAACCAGGTGAAAGCCTTTCAAAATGTGGAACCAAAAGCACTAGGG TCCATTCAGATTATCATTGCCGTCTTGTGCCTGTGTCTGTGCGTCACCATTCTTCAGATCTATGCTGAGATTCACTTTTCTCCGGAtgttgtggtggtggtggtgattGTTATTCAG TTTCTGGCATCTGGGTCAATTATAATCCATGCTGGGAGATTTCCATCTCTGTTTTGG ATTAAGGCAACACTGGTTGCTCACCTGGTTAGTGCAGCATTTTCCACTGCCATCCTCGGCCTGCTGTCACGTCATCTGCCTTACCGTCAGGACACTTACCATTGTGAACACTGCAGGAGACTGGAGTATTTTGCTGTG CTGCCTAGCTTTAGACAGCGTCCAGACCCATCTGCACCTCCTATCAGACCTCAG GTGGAGGTGGAGGTGGAGCCAGATGTGGAGGCAGTACCAGTGGCAATGGCAGCATCAATGCCCGTGCCAGTGTCAATGCCAGTACGTCACGCTGAACCCAAATTTGAGCCACCAGAGGACCGCAGCCCTCCTACTGAACCTCAGGTTGCCCCCATTGACTCTTTAACAGACTAA
- the LOC129455871 gene encoding uncharacterized protein isoform X3 gives MGIESQGPVRPVGNLNPNQVKAFQNVEPKALGSIQIIIAVLCLCLCVTILQIYAEIHFSPDVVVVVVIVIQFLASGSIIIHAGRFPSLFWIKATLVAHLVSAAFSTAILGLLSRHLPYRQDTYHCEHCRRLEYFAVLLIDGFLATLVLFMVVELVICIVIILFGLSALAKGGVQLPSFRQRPDPSAPPIRPQVEVEVEPDVEAVPVAMAASMPVPVSMPVRHAEPKFEPPEDRSPPTEPQVAPIDSLTD, from the exons ATGGGCATAGAGAGTCAGGGCCCTGTCCGGCCTGTAGGAAATCTCAACCCGAACCAGGTGAAAGCCTTTCAAAATGTGGAACCAAAAGCACTAGGG TCCATTCAGATTATCATTGCCGTCTTGTGCCTGTGTCTGTGCGTCACCATTCTTCAGATCTATGCTGAGATTCACTTTTCTCCGGAtgttgtggtggtggtggtgattGTTATTCAG TTTCTGGCATCTGGGTCAATTATAATCCATGCTGGGAGATTTCCATCTCTGTTTTGG ATTAAGGCAACACTGGTTGCTCACCTGGTTAGTGCAGCATTTTCCACTGCCATCCTCGGCCTGCTGTCACGTCATCTGCCTTACCGTCAGGACACTTACCATTGTGAACACTGCAGGAGACTGGAGTATTTTGCTGTG CTTTTGATCGATGGTTTCTTGGCCACGTTGGTGCTGTTTATGGTAGTAGAGTTGGTGATCTGCATTGTGATCATTTTGTTTGGACTCAGTGCCCTGGCTAAAGGTGGTGTGCAG CTGCCTAGCTTTAGACAGCGTCCAGACCCATCTGCACCTCCTATCAGACCTCAG GTGGAGGTGGAGGTGGAGCCAGATGTGGAGGCAGTACCAGTGGCAATGGCAGCATCAATGCCCGTGCCAGTGTCAATGCCAGTACGTCACGCTGAACCCAAATTTGAGCCACCAGAGGACCGCAGCCCTCCTACTGAACCTCAGGTTGCCCCCATTGACTCTTTAACAGACTAA
- the LOC129455871 gene encoding uncharacterized protein isoform X1 encodes MGIESQGPVRPVGNLNPNQVKAFQNVEPKALGSIQIIIAVLCLCLCVTILQIYAEIHFSPDVVVVVVIVIQFLASGSIIIHAGRFPSLFWIKATLVAHLVSAAFSTAILGLLSRHLPYRQDTYHCEHCRRLEYFAVQENCFKRCTYSVEKNCKLLIDGFLATLVLFMVVELVICIVIILFGLSALAKGGVQLPSFRQRPDPSAPPIRPQVEVEVEPDVEAVPVAMAASMPVPVSMPVRHAEPKFEPPEDRSPPTEPQVAPIDSLTD; translated from the exons ATGGGCATAGAGAGTCAGGGCCCTGTCCGGCCTGTAGGAAATCTCAACCCGAACCAGGTGAAAGCCTTTCAAAATGTGGAACCAAAAGCACTAGGG TCCATTCAGATTATCATTGCCGTCTTGTGCCTGTGTCTGTGCGTCACCATTCTTCAGATCTATGCTGAGATTCACTTTTCTCCGGAtgttgtggtggtggtggtgattGTTATTCAG TTTCTGGCATCTGGGTCAATTATAATCCATGCTGGGAGATTTCCATCTCTGTTTTGG ATTAAGGCAACACTGGTTGCTCACCTGGTTAGTGCAGCATTTTCCACTGCCATCCTCGGCCTGCTGTCACGTCATCTGCCTTACCGTCAGGACACTTACCATTGTGAACACTGCAGGAGACTGGAGTATTTTGCTGTG CAAGAAAATTGTTTCAAGAGATGCACTTATTCTGTCGAGAAAAATTGTAAA CTTTTGATCGATGGTTTCTTGGCCACGTTGGTGCTGTTTATGGTAGTAGAGTTGGTGATCTGCATTGTGATCATTTTGTTTGGACTCAGTGCCCTGGCTAAAGGTGGTGTGCAG CTGCCTAGCTTTAGACAGCGTCCAGACCCATCTGCACCTCCTATCAGACCTCAG GTGGAGGTGGAGGTGGAGCCAGATGTGGAGGCAGTACCAGTGGCAATGGCAGCATCAATGCCCGTGCCAGTGTCAATGCCAGTACGTCACGCTGAACCCAAATTTGAGCCACCAGAGGACCGCAGCCCTCCTACTGAACCTCAGGTTGCCCCCATTGACTCTTTAACAGACTAA
- the LOC129455871 gene encoding uncharacterized protein isoform X2, producing MGIESQGPVRPVGNLNPNQVKAFQNVEPKALGSIQIIIAVLCLCLCVTILQIYAEIHFSPDVVVVVVIVIQFLASGSIIIHAGRFPSLFWIKATLVAHLVSAAFSTAILGLLSRHLPYRQDTYHCEHCRRLEYFAVQENCFKRCTYSVEKNCKLLIDGFLATLVLFMVVELVICIVIILFGLSALAKGGVQLPSFRQRPDPSAPPIRPQVEVEPDVEAVPVAMAASMPVPVSMPVRHAEPKFEPPEDRSPPTEPQVAPIDSLTD from the exons ATGGGCATAGAGAGTCAGGGCCCTGTCCGGCCTGTAGGAAATCTCAACCCGAACCAGGTGAAAGCCTTTCAAAATGTGGAACCAAAAGCACTAGGG TCCATTCAGATTATCATTGCCGTCTTGTGCCTGTGTCTGTGCGTCACCATTCTTCAGATCTATGCTGAGATTCACTTTTCTCCGGAtgttgtggtggtggtggtgattGTTATTCAG TTTCTGGCATCTGGGTCAATTATAATCCATGCTGGGAGATTTCCATCTCTGTTTTGG ATTAAGGCAACACTGGTTGCTCACCTGGTTAGTGCAGCATTTTCCACTGCCATCCTCGGCCTGCTGTCACGTCATCTGCCTTACCGTCAGGACACTTACCATTGTGAACACTGCAGGAGACTGGAGTATTTTGCTGTG CAAGAAAATTGTTTCAAGAGATGCACTTATTCTGTCGAGAAAAATTGTAAA CTTTTGATCGATGGTTTCTTGGCCACGTTGGTGCTGTTTATGGTAGTAGAGTTGGTGATCTGCATTGTGATCATTTTGTTTGGACTCAGTGCCCTGGCTAAAGGTGGTGTGCAG CTGCCTAGCTTTAGACAGCGTCCAGACCCATCTGCACCTCCTATCAGACCTCAG GTGGAGGTGGAGCCAGATGTGGAGGCAGTACCAGTGGCAATGGCAGCATCAATGCCCGTGCCAGTGTCAATGCCAGTACGTCACGCTGAACCCAAATTTGAGCCACCAGAGGACCGCAGCCCTCCTACTGAACCTCAGGTTGCCCCCATTGACTCTTTAACAGACTAA
- the sema4ab gene encoding semaphorin-4A: MMQTVSIWFCLSLLPIFSTCWAHVIPRVSFPLGSPGRSLAVFTSPDVSNSTTLLLSNDEGTLFVGARDAVMSIDVSQTGTMTMKEKIDWSPPNSDLKACSMKGNQEADCHNFVRVLQVLNSTHMYACGTFAFNPRCIYIISKTFSVATGPSNKPEEGRGRCPYDPYQRNTAIAVDGELYTGTVADYRGIRPVISRHLSEGSHVDLKLDDTPGWLEDPTFISSTYIPSEEKVYFFFRETGNEYDFIDKFTVSRIAQVCTSDVGGQRTLQKRWTTFAKAQLRCQAAQELPYNILQDIVSVPAPEGASEDETLFFGIFGSQWRVNAGRSAICAFTLRNIKEVFAGNYKYLNRDAQKWTTRVVQEKIANPGECGLHNASDNTLRFVKENFLADESVPPANKGLTLVSPDQSYRNIAAQRVRGARGKVYTVLYLLTDSGYLHKAVILEKGAHIIEEIQVYHQPQPVTNLLLSISRGAVLIGYAEGVVSVPVSNCSYYWSCAECILARDPFCGWDPAMKVCTDATSQQSVVQDVEGGNVFEQCKSATPRLRADLPVSTSSEVLSVSLNEVVHLQCPEASQLAKRYWERPNSQLSPKIYIQLDNGSLSFVATPSTLGPYQCQAEENNYTQTLVIYQVKQKRHTTNTQAVPTPSHQPNIIPDDETESRSSVFTTKWTTPRWTKPQPKPESPEPTVTQNDTPVLTTSSSRNFTHSSVSEEKKPRVMVEPGGNFEVADKPTYLKELVVVSVLLALCISALLTIALYRFRLPCPIRTVRHMDAEREGSVTSQEIESLQGHLEKQNGQSQNGQAHNGKSSITLSNNMLNGSNGHLPNTPI; the protein is encoded by the exons GTAGTCCGGGTCGTTCTCTCGCTGTCTTTACAAGCCCTGATGTTTCCAACAGCACCACACTGTTGCTTAGCAACGATGAAGGCACCTTATTCGTCGGAGCGCGAGATGCTGTGATGTCCATAGATGTCAGTCAAACTGGTACTATGACAATGAAGGAGAAG ATCGACTGGTCACCCCCGAATTCAGATCTAAAGGCCTGTTCAATGAAAGGCAACCAGGAG GCCGATTGTCACAACTTCGTGAGGGTTTTGCAAGTGCTGAACTCCACACACATGTACGCCTGTGGAACGTTTGCCTTCAATCCTCGCTGCATCTACATC ATTTCAAAGACATTCTCGGTGGCTACAGGCCCCAGCAATAAGCCAGAAGAAGGCAGAGGCCGCTGTCCGTACGACCCTTACCAGAGGAACACAGCCATCGCTGTGG ATGGGGAACTGTATACAGGAACTGTGGCAGATTACAGAGGCATTCGACCGGTCATCTCACGACACTTGAGTGAAGGAAGCCATGTTGATCTGAAACTAGATGATACACCTGGGTGGCTGGAAG ATCCTACATTCATCAGCTCCACTTATATTCCTAGTGAGGAGAAGGTCTATTTCTTCTTTAGGGAAACTGGAAATGAGTACGATTTTATTGACAAGTTTACAGTGTCTCGCATTGCGCAGGTTTGCACT AGCGATGTGGGTGGACAGCGAACTCTCCAAAAACGCTGGACCACCTTTGCCAAGGCTCAGCTACGTTGTCAAGCTGCCCAAGAGCTGCCGTACAACATCCTGCAGGATATAGTCAGTGTCCCAGCACCAGAGGGCGCCTCTGAGGACGAAACACTTTTCTTTGGCATTTTCGGTTCTCAGTG GCGGGTGAATGCGGGTCGCTCTGCGATATGTGCTTTCACACTCAGAAACATCAAGGAGGTGTTCGCAGGAAATTACAAGTACTTGAACCGGGACGCTCAGAAGTGGACCACACGCGTGGTACAAGAGAAAATTGCGAACCCTGGAGAG TGTGGCCTTCACAACGCATCAGATAACACACTGCGCTTCGTGAAGGAGAACTTCCTGGCTGATGAAAGTGTTCCACCGGCCAATAAGGGCCTGACTTTGGTGTCACCTGATCAGAGCTACCGAAACATTGCAGCTCAGAGAGTCCGTGGAGCCCGCGGCAAAGTGTATACTGTGCTTTATCTGCTAACAG ATTCAGGGTACCTGCACAAAGCTGTGATCCTGGAGAAAGGTGCACACATCATTGAGGAGATCCAAGTGTACCATCAACCTCAGCCAGTGACAAATCTCCTGCTGTCAATCTCACGG GGGGCAGTGTTGATAGGCTATGCAGAAGGGGTGGTGTCAGTACCTGTGTCCAACTGTTCATACTACTGGAGTTGTGCTGAATGTATTTTAGCCAGAGACCCCTTCTGTGGCTGGGACCCTGCAATGAAAGTCTGCACAGATGCAACCAGTCAACAGTCTGT TGTTCAGGATGTAGAGGGGGGTAATGTTTTCGAGCAGTGTAAATCTGCTACACCCAGGTTACGGGCTGATCTGCCTGTGTCCACCTCAA GTGAGGTCCTGTCTGTGTCTCTGAACGAGGTGGTGCACCTGCAGTGCCCAGAAGCATCACAACTAGCCAAGCGCTATTGGGAGCGACCGAACAGTCAGCTGTCACCCAAAATCTACATTCAGCTAGACAACGGCAGCCTCAGTTTCGTCGCAACCCCATCCACCctgggtccttaccagtgccagGCTGAAGAAAACAACTACACCCAAACTCTGGTCATCTATCAGGTTAAACAAAAACGCCACACCACCAACACGCAAGCCGTCCCCACACCATCACATCAGCCAAATATCATCCCGGATGATGAGACGGAAAGCAGATCCTCAGTCTTCACTACCAAATGGACGACACCCAGATGGACCAAGCCTCAGCCTAAACCTGAAAGTCCAGAACCTACGGTCACACAAAACGATACGCCGGTGCTTACCACAAGCAGCAGCAGAAACTTCACTCACTCGTCTGTATCAGAGGAGAAGAAACCACGGGTGATGGTTGAGCCCGGAGGAAATTTTGAGGTGGCTGACAAGCCCACTTACCTGAAGGAGTTGGTGGTGGTTTCTGTCCTGTTAGCTCTGTGCATTAGTGCTTTGCTAACCATCGCGCTGTACAGGTTTCGGTTACCGTGCCCCATCAGGACTGTCCGGCATATGGATGCCGAAAGGGAAGGAAGCGTTACGTCCCAGGAAATAGAATCTCTTCAGGGGCATTTGGAgaaacaaaatgggcagtcacAAAATGGCCAGGCACATAACGGTAAATCATCCATCACACTCAGCAACAACATGCTGAACGGATCCAACGGACACTTACCCAACACACCCATCTGA